In Candidatus Nanosynbacter lyticus, one genomic interval encodes:
- a CDS encoding RCC1 domain-containing protein: MMRKKDGYSLVLIVLMSTFILVVLAGAMRVVTQSYIYSQEEYYYKLAQEAGEAGTAYANACLDANNAEQSWTPAAGSAGPLRPETDCLGAVKFSGNKYVFENGKLRTNFEVGKLEASTKASALSAATAQISAIGRTEVMSGSRVIKTYTVIVKKSVTWPADIDATRTVSGTNRTCAILSNNVWCWGSNNMGQLGDGTTNDSNIPVKVRSVGDMKYGKIIDIFTAQHHSCVLTQLGSNKKVYCWGSNKDGQLGNGSSGEGNYSSVPVEVGGALVGKDVTSIGGTGDVSCAIVSGKIYCWGRNNMGQLGFGNPGNPGFRATPVQINSGGHNRLPSNYFATKLATGGSRSQTMCAITTEKRAYCWGLARFGQMGIGPISGNHYSYATRVKDLENVTDISQDGYTWASDHAYVSHTCAIASGKVYCWGGAGRGQSGPLGHGAFGAHFQPVQVNSLPGVPLRIEVGIAHSCALVNDHGNKKVYCWGDNKLGQLGINSNTPQFSTSPKPVYVGIGGLPPTESVVDIAAGANRGCAIMTNKRSYCWGLNDNGQIGDGTSGSENNRFSPTESLFLRPVQNRYIY; encoded by the coding sequence ATGATGCGAAAAAAAGACGGCTACTCCTTGGTGCTAATCGTGCTTATGAGCACCTTTATATTAGTGGTTTTGGCGGGCGCTATGAGAGTTGTGACGCAGTCATATATCTACTCGCAGGAGGAATATTATTATAAATTAGCCCAAGAAGCTGGTGAGGCGGGTACAGCATATGCCAACGCCTGTCTGGATGCTAATAATGCAGAGCAATCGTGGACTCCAGCTGCCGGCAGTGCAGGCCCGCTTCGCCCGGAAACTGACTGTTTGGGGGCGGTAAAGTTTAGTGGGAATAAATATGTATTTGAAAATGGTAAATTGCGAACAAATTTTGAGGTTGGTAAATTAGAGGCTTCGACTAAAGCGTCAGCACTGTCAGCCGCTACTGCTCAGATTTCCGCTATTGGTAGAACTGAAGTGATGAGCGGTAGCAGAGTAATAAAAACCTATACAGTTATTGTTAAAAAGTCTGTGACCTGGCCGGCTGATATCGACGCAACGCGCACAGTGAGTGGCACTAACCGCACCTGTGCGATTCTGTCAAACAACGTATGGTGTTGGGGTAGTAATAATATGGGTCAATTAGGGGATGGCACTACCAACGACTCCAATATTCCAGTAAAAGTTCGTTCTGTTGGTGACATGAAATATGGAAAGATTATTGATATATTTACAGCACAGCACCACAGCTGCGTACTAACTCAGCTGGGCAGTAATAAAAAAGTATATTGTTGGGGTAGTAATAAAGACGGTCAGCTAGGCAATGGGTCATCTGGGGAGGGTAATTATTCTAGTGTTCCGGTTGAGGTTGGTGGCGCTCTCGTAGGTAAAGACGTTACGTCAATTGGAGGAACTGGTGACGTCTCCTGTGCTATTGTGTCTGGTAAAATTTACTGCTGGGGTCGGAACAATATGGGCCAATTGGGCTTCGGAAATCCTGGAAACCCTGGATTTCGTGCTACGCCAGTGCAGATTAACTCAGGCGGCCATAATAGACTTCCTAGTAATTATTTTGCAACTAAGTTGGCAACCGGTGGATCGCGCTCGCAAACAATGTGTGCTATAACTACTGAAAAAAGGGCTTATTGTTGGGGTCTAGCCAGGTTTGGCCAGATGGGTATTGGTCCAATATCTGGTAATCACTACAGTTACGCTACTCGAGTTAAGGACTTAGAAAATGTAACTGATATATCTCAAGATGGTTATACTTGGGCGTCAGATCATGCCTACGTATCTCATACCTGCGCTATTGCCTCAGGTAAGGTGTATTGTTGGGGTGGTGCTGGTCGCGGGCAGTCTGGTCCTCTGGGCCATGGTGCCTTTGGTGCGCATTTTCAGCCAGTACAAGTTAATAGTCTACCGGGAGTTCCGCTACGAATTGAGGTTGGGATTGCTCACTCTTGTGCCTTAGTGAACGATCATGGCAATAAGAAGGTATATTGCTGGGGTGATAATAAGCTTGGTCAGCTGGGGATTAATTCTAATACTCCACAATTTTCTACCAGTCCGAAGCCTGTTTATGTTGGTATTGGTGGATTGCCGCCAACAGAGTCGGTAGTGGACATTGCGGCGGGAGCAAACCGCGGTTGTGCAATTATGACAAATAAGCGTTCTTACTGTTGGGGATTAAATGATAATGGGCAGATTGGTGACGGAACTTCAGGTAGTGAGAATAATAGGTTTAGTCCAACAGAGTCATTATTCCTTCGTCCAGTCCAGAATCGATATATATATTAA
- the glyA gene encoding serine hydroxymethyltransferase yields the protein MKDKQIEQLIKAEKIRQTDGLELIPSENYVSSDVLKALGSVFTNKYSEGYPGRRYYGGQENTDQIEQIAIDRAKQLFGADHANVQPHSGAQANEAVYYAWCEPGDTILAMDLAHGGHLTHGASVTRSAREYNFIRYGIKDVETGEIDYEEIRQLALKHKPKIILAGFSAYPRELDYEKFAEIGNEIGAMLMADMSHIAGLIVGGVAKNPFDYGFHVITTTTHKTLRGPRGGLILSRGVVGNPLKKPEKTLENLPTLIDRAVFPGTQGGPHMHTIAAKAVAFGEALQPEFKDYAEQIVKNAKKLAEELQKRDFKLVTGGTNNHLILADVYNSFGIDGKEAEIAMDKIGLTLNANATPNDSLTRFRPSGIRLGTPAVTTRGAKEADMEKIAEWMKQAINHRDSEERLVKLRQEVKHFCQTLSAI from the coding sequence ATGAAAGATAAGCAAATTGAGCAACTTATAAAAGCAGAAAAAATCCGCCAAACAGACGGTTTGGAATTAATTCCTAGTGAAAATTATGTGTCATCAGACGTGCTGAAAGCGCTAGGTAGCGTTTTTACCAACAAATACTCTGAGGGCTATCCTGGACGCCGCTATTACGGTGGACAAGAAAACACTGACCAAATTGAACAAATTGCAATCGACCGCGCCAAGCAATTATTCGGAGCTGATCACGCTAATGTTCAGCCACATTCTGGAGCCCAGGCCAACGAAGCCGTCTATTACGCGTGGTGTGAGCCAGGCGACACCATTCTGGCGATGGACTTGGCACATGGCGGACACTTGACGCACGGCGCGTCAGTAACTCGTAGTGCGCGCGAGTATAATTTCATTCGCTACGGTATTAAGGATGTAGAAACTGGTGAAATTGATTATGAAGAGATTCGGCAATTGGCGTTAAAACATAAACCAAAAATTATCTTAGCTGGCTTTTCAGCGTACCCCCGAGAATTAGACTATGAAAAATTTGCCGAAATTGGCAATGAGATTGGTGCCATGCTGATGGCGGATATGAGTCACATTGCTGGATTGATTGTTGGTGGCGTTGCTAAAAATCCATTCGACTACGGTTTTCATGTTATTACCACCACCACACACAAAACCTTACGTGGTCCGCGTGGCGGTTTAATCCTCAGCCGTGGCGTTGTCGGTAACCCACTGAAAAAGCCAGAAAAAACTCTCGAGAATCTACCGACGTTGATTGATAGAGCAGTATTCCCCGGCACACAAGGCGGTCCACACATGCATACCATCGCCGCTAAAGCCGTCGCGTTTGGTGAGGCGCTACAGCCAGAATTCAAAGATTACGCTGAGCAAATTGTTAAGAACGCAAAAAAGCTAGCAGAAGAATTGCAAAAACGAGATTTTAAACTAGTTACTGGAGGCACTAACAACCATCTTATTTTGGCAGATGTTTACAATAGTTTTGGAATTGACGGTAAAGAAGCGGAAATTGCTATGGATAAGATAGGCCTAACCCTAAACGCCAACGCTACACCAAATGACAGTTTGACACGCTTTCGACCAAGCGGCATTCGCCTAGGAACTCCCGCCGTTACCACACGCGGAGCCAAAGAGGCGGATATGGAAAAAATAGCCGAATGGATGAAACAGGCAATCAATCATCGTGACAGCGAAGAGAGACTAGTCAAACTCCGCCAAGAGGTCAAACATTTCTGCCAAACATTAAGCGCCATTTAA
- a CDS encoding response regulator — protein MIKIAIIEDDPTISQMYRMKFESDGFEVRLAANGQIGIEVVEKFQPDIILLDLQMPEMDGTEALKHIRSKDWGKTIPVIVLTNLGEEEAPRELKKLGIHSYIVKANLTPRQVAEQVKSAIKTTS, from the coding sequence ATGATAAAAATTGCCATCATTGAAGACGACCCAACCATCAGCCAGATGTACCGAATGAAATTTGAGTCAGATGGATTTGAAGTCCGCCTGGCGGCCAACGGCCAGATTGGTATAGAAGTTGTCGAAAAATTCCAACCAGATATCATTCTACTGGATTTACAAATGCCAGAGATGGATGGCACAGAAGCCTTAAAACACATTAGGTCTAAGGATTGGGGGAAAACTATTCCCGTTATTGTCCTGACTAATTTAGGCGAAGAAGAGGCGCCGCGCGAATTGAAAAAACTAGGCATACACAGCTATATCGTAAAAGCCAACCTTACACCGCGCCAAGTCGCTGAGCAAGTTAAATCTGCTATAAAGACTACTTCCTAA
- a CDS encoding prepilin-type N-terminal cleavage/methylation domain-containing protein: MTTKNIKNQGFTLVELLIVIVIIAILTVVSLVAYNGLQNQAKTSAAKSTVDSVAKKAELYNTEEGKYPAQVSDLTGADTKKSYYIAPANVAELGTGTFGSSTPTTTVKYTKCGTGDPTGAKIEYYDYSKNTVETRIVGTGC, encoded by the coding sequence GTGACTACAAAGAATATTAAAAATCAAGGTTTTACGCTCGTTGAGCTTTTGATTGTTATCGTGATTATCGCGATTTTGACAGTTGTTTCTTTGGTTGCATACAACGGTTTGCAGAACCAGGCAAAGACATCAGCTGCTAAATCAACAGTTGACTCAGTTGCTAAGAAAGCTGAACTGTACAACACCGAAGAGGGTAAGTATCCAGCTCAGGTTTCAGACTTGACTGGTGCAGACACAAAGAAGTCTTACTACATTGCTCCAGCCAATGTTGCTGAATTAGGTACTGGTACTTTTGGTTCAAGTACTCCAACTACAACAGTTAAATACACTAAGTGTGGTACCGGCGACCCAACGGGTGCAAAGATTGAGTACTACGACTACAGTAAGAATACTGTTGAGACTCGCATAGTTGGTACTGGCTGTTAA
- a CDS encoding ATP-binding protein — protein MMSRALVLGMVALMALILGMLVLKKSKRHYDTKQWFFLVCLCLAVWSAGLEMFSLADNGAALDIASRWFYVASAVFCPALAIFTAKSFLPLTKSVRSFIFISSSLFIVLSIYIILAPEFIINASEITTPVDFSQIPINAVNYIVFATFFSVFFLVVMWFGYVAWRKSDTIRRKQVAIYMTGLLVSSIPGFVVDLLLPALGDYRYVWVGPVAIILFLFAIMYSIVKYRLMDVKTAVARSVSYMLLLIALAVVYIISAYVISIVIFQRTLTIDSRLNFMNMVLAILLAFLYQPIKRFFNKLTDRVFYYGEYDADTFAREISKILTYTVDLQLLTRRVGNYIASSLKAEKVAFCIPEKGIYGRTGRRRLSVVEEDVRRIMDYYYKNCSFPEVILANQVKDPELKKLLDIHRTKIVIPLLHQNQETGILFLGEHKSLGYSSRDIEMLESISGELAVSIRNSLSMEEINELNKSLQRRIDEATKELRFSNRQLQRLDEAKNEFISMASHQLRTPLTSIKGYLDMMLEGDLGKISPTQRAVLREAFSSSERMVRLINDFLNVSRLQTGKFTIDKQSVDIAQILRDEVSLLKVVADQRSVEMVLKIDKKIPSLAFDSEKIRQVMLNMIDNAIYYSNPHKKVVITLKSSGKMIEFSVKDSGIGVPKSEQANLFGKFFRGTNAKKRRPDGTGVGLFLAKKVILSHDGEMIFESEEGKGSTFGFKLPVR, from the coding sequence ATGATGTCTCGAGCATTAGTACTGGGTATGGTTGCGCTAATGGCGCTAATTTTAGGCATGCTAGTGCTTAAAAAATCTAAACGCCATTACGATACTAAACAGTGGTTTTTCTTAGTCTGTTTATGCTTGGCTGTGTGGTCGGCTGGACTAGAGATGTTTTCTTTGGCGGATAATGGAGCAGCACTAGACATTGCTTCGCGGTGGTTTTATGTTGCTTCGGCGGTTTTCTGTCCAGCGTTGGCTATCTTTACCGCTAAGTCATTTCTTCCCCTAACGAAGTCCGTAAGGAGTTTTATCTTTATATCTAGTTCGTTATTTATAGTATTGTCTATATATATTATTTTGGCGCCTGAGTTTATTATTAACGCATCAGAGATTACGACACCAGTAGATTTTTCACAAATTCCTATTAATGCTGTCAATTATATAGTTTTTGCTACTTTTTTCTCAGTATTTTTCTTAGTTGTTATGTGGTTTGGTTATGTGGCGTGGCGGAAGTCTGATACTATTCGCCGTAAGCAGGTGGCCATTTACATGACTGGCTTGTTGGTATCTAGTATTCCGGGGTTTGTAGTTGACTTATTGTTGCCAGCTCTTGGCGATTATAGATACGTGTGGGTTGGACCGGTGGCAATTATCCTCTTTCTGTTTGCAATTATGTATAGCATCGTAAAATATAGATTAATGGACGTAAAAACGGCAGTGGCTCGCAGTGTTTCATACATGCTACTGCTAATCGCGCTAGCTGTCGTTTACATAATCTCTGCTTATGTGATTTCGATTGTTATTTTCCAGCGGACCTTGACAATTGATAGTCGTTTGAATTTCATGAACATGGTTCTAGCTATACTTTTGGCGTTCTTATATCAGCCCATTAAGAGGTTCTTTAATAAGTTGACGGATAGGGTTTTTTATTATGGTGAGTATGACGCTGATACTTTTGCGCGCGAGATTAGTAAGATATTAACTTACACGGTGGACCTACAATTGCTGACGCGGCGGGTCGGCAATTATATAGCAAGTTCATTGAAAGCGGAGAAAGTGGCGTTTTGTATTCCAGAAAAGGGAATTTATGGTCGAACTGGTCGGCGGCGCTTGTCGGTTGTCGAGGAGGACGTGCGTAGGATTATGGACTATTACTATAAAAATTGCAGTTTTCCAGAGGTTATATTAGCGAATCAAGTTAAGGACCCAGAGCTAAAAAAACTCTTAGATATTCATCGTACAAAAATTGTCATACCTCTTTTACATCAAAATCAAGAAACAGGAATTTTATTTTTAGGGGAGCATAAGAGCTTGGGTTATAGCTCTCGGGATATTGAAATGTTGGAATCAATTTCTGGTGAGCTGGCCGTGTCAATACGCAACTCTCTTTCAATGGAAGAAATAAATGAGCTAAATAAAAGTTTGCAGCGTAGAATTGATGAGGCAACAAAAGAGCTGAGGTTTAGTAACCGCCAGCTGCAGCGTCTGGATGAGGCGAAAAATGAGTTTATTTCTATGGCTTCACATCAGTTAAGAACGCCACTGACTAGCATTAAAGGTTACTTGGATATGATGCTGGAAGGAGATTTGGGGAAAATATCGCCAACCCAGCGAGCGGTTCTTAGAGAGGCATTTTCTTCTAGTGAACGAATGGTGCGGTTAATTAATGACTTTCTTAATGTGTCGCGGCTTCAGACTGGAAAGTTTACCATTGATAAACAGAGTGTGGATATCGCACAGATTCTCCGTGATGAAGTCTCATTACTTAAGGTTGTGGCAGATCAGCGCTCGGTCGAGATGGTCTTAAAGATTGATAAAAAGATACCTTCGCTAGCGTTTGATTCTGAGAAGATTCGCCAAGTTATGCTGAATATGATTGACAATGCTATTTATTATTCAAACCCACACAAAAAGGTGGTGATTACTTTAAAGAGTAGTGGTAAAATGATTGAGTTTTCAGTAAAGGACTCGGGAATTGGTGTGCCAAAGTCGGAGCAGGCAAATCTATTTGGCAAGTTTTTCCGTGGCACTAATGCTAAAAAACGACGGCCCGATGGTACGGGCGTCGGGTTATTCTTGGCGAAGAAAGTCATTTTGTCGCACGATGGGGAAATGATTTTTGAATCAGAAGAAGGAAAGGGTAGTACCTTCGGATTTAAGCTGCCAGTTCGTTAG
- a CDS encoding bifunctional 5,10-methylenetetrahydrofolate dehydrogenase/5,10-methenyltetrahydrofolate cyclohydrolase gives MKELNGSELAGFIKERQAKQVRALRQAWHIQPRLAIVTDTENPVIETYMRLKQRYGADILIDVEIHRAEAGQVLGVINALNNRDDVQGIILQLPISNPRQTEELLESIRIDKDVDGLRQRTDFQAATPTAINWLLAGYGIDLKGKKIAIIGRGRLVGAPLEKMWLKSGIDATVFEKGDDLSQLINYDVVVSATGVPGLITDRMVKPKAVVVDAGTASEDGKIVGDVSDEVRLREDILITPKKGGVGPLTVSALFDNLITACLKIANQAKD, from the coding sequence ATGAAAGAGCTAAATGGTTCAGAATTAGCCGGCTTTATTAAGGAGCGGCAAGCAAAGCAGGTTCGTGCTCTGAGGCAAGCTTGGCATATTCAACCGCGCCTGGCAATTGTGACGGACACTGAGAATCCCGTTATTGAAACTTACATGCGTTTGAAGCAGCGATACGGTGCGGATATTTTGATTGATGTGGAGATCCATCGGGCGGAGGCGGGCCAGGTTTTAGGTGTGATTAACGCGCTAAATAATCGTGATGACGTTCAGGGGATAATTTTACAGCTACCAATTAGTAATCCTCGACAAACTGAGGAATTGCTGGAGAGTATTCGGATAGATAAAGATGTTGATGGTCTGCGTCAGCGGACGGATTTTCAGGCGGCCACACCGACAGCTATTAATTGGCTGTTGGCTGGCTATGGTATTGATCTTAAGGGCAAAAAAATTGCGATTATTGGGCGAGGTCGTCTGGTCGGGGCTCCTTTAGAGAAGATGTGGCTGAAATCTGGTATTGACGCTACGGTGTTTGAAAAAGGAGATGATTTATCGCAGTTGATTAACTATGACGTTGTTGTGTCGGCGACTGGTGTTCCGGGTTTAATCACTGATCGGATGGTTAAGCCAAAAGCGGTGGTTGTTGATGCGGGAACGGCTTCGGAAGATGGGAAAATAGTGGGTGATGTGTCGGATGAAGTGCGACTGCGTGAAGATATTTTAATAACTCCGAAAAAAGGTGGCGTTGGTCCGCTGACGGTATCGGCTCTGTTTGATAATTTAATTACGGCGTGTTTAAAGATTGCTAATCAGGCTAAAGATTAG
- a CDS encoding glycogen/starch/alpha-glucan phosphorylase — translation MDPYFYTEKPKYQLQDIEDASEFYDIIERSSLTHQLSSSRPYIYWTMEIYDKANGIKGGGGLGVLAADTRRVAEKLDVPFVVVTPFYRSESHQKITNLEQEEFSETVSPKDYGFEYIDEVSISSRGFPDASLSIFKKVLGSTQFITISEPNFGKLYEGEGSGDHRLYQEVALGFGGYKALKLLGIKPAVIQLNETATIFAALARLDELCANGMNLYEAIVYVRKHTLYTNHTLLQAAEPEFHRSQFEKLVLPNLKSNAVRCWLMEQFRNDRLRPNLLAIELTEAKNGVSKLHARVANFRDRNNDKVKFHAITNGIDLETWTLPETLQTYHNNNIIDKFGLPTDDFSRQLNLIHSADIRYLKKLGRKELNRVLLKRQDQYNKSIQVPENAILFDFKRRFANYKRPYMPFENPNALRQILINHNAHYILTGKVHQGDVTMYQKLLEVLKLIDQDPVLRERVHYIQDYDEELGRALAIGSDIAINIPIVGLEACGTSWEKDIANLKILISTNDGGVADIQPIACLEVSGKNYEAEVLSLYVNMHKAAAIVKNDQLLEKHIRHQLNNYLPIISGARMMKDYLKFIFPKTQTQPKKEPSVKRIVIQ, via the coding sequence ATGGATCCATATTTTTACACAGAAAAACCAAAATACCAACTACAAGACATCGAAGATGCCTCTGAATTTTATGACATCATTGAACGTAGTAGCTTGACTCATCAGCTGTCTAGCTCCAGACCGTATATCTACTGGACGATGGAAATTTACGACAAAGCCAACGGCATCAAAGGTGGTGGCGGCTTGGGCGTGCTGGCGGCGGACACACGGCGAGTGGCCGAAAAATTAGACGTGCCATTTGTGGTAGTGACGCCATTTTACCGCAGTGAATCGCACCAAAAAATTACCAACCTAGAGCAGGAAGAATTTTCAGAAACTGTATCACCAAAAGACTATGGCTTTGAATACATCGACGAAGTGTCCATTAGTTCACGTGGGTTTCCTGATGCTAGTTTGAGTATTTTCAAAAAGGTACTCGGCTCAACGCAATTTATTACCATCTCAGAGCCAAACTTTGGGAAATTGTACGAAGGTGAAGGCTCGGGCGATCACCGACTTTACCAAGAAGTCGCGCTTGGATTTGGCGGCTATAAAGCGCTCAAGCTACTCGGCATCAAGCCAGCCGTCATCCAGCTCAACGAAACCGCAACAATATTTGCGGCACTGGCGCGACTGGACGAGCTATGTGCCAACGGCATGAACCTGTATGAAGCAATCGTCTACGTGCGCAAGCACACGCTCTATACCAACCACACCCTGCTACAGGCAGCTGAGCCAGAATTCCACCGCTCACAATTTGAAAAATTGGTACTGCCAAATCTCAAAAGCAACGCCGTGCGCTGCTGGCTGATGGAGCAATTTCGTAACGACCGCTTGCGACCGAATTTGCTGGCAATCGAACTGACCGAAGCCAAAAATGGTGTCAGTAAACTGCACGCACGAGTGGCGAATTTCCGCGACCGCAACAACGACAAGGTCAAATTTCACGCAATTACCAATGGCATCGACCTGGAGACATGGACGCTACCAGAAACTCTTCAGACATATCACAATAACAATATCATAGATAAATTTGGCCTACCTACAGATGATTTTTCTCGGCAATTAAATCTCATCCACAGTGCCGATATAAGATATCTAAAAAAGCTGGGGCGTAAAGAGCTCAATCGAGTTTTATTAAAACGCCAGGATCAATACAACAAATCCATCCAGGTCCCAGAAAATGCAATATTATTCGACTTCAAGCGGCGATTCGCCAATTATAAACGACCCTACATGCCATTCGAAAACCCCAACGCACTACGGCAAATCCTAATCAATCACAACGCGCACTACATACTGACAGGAAAAGTCCACCAGGGCGACGTAACTATGTACCAAAAACTATTAGAGGTCCTAAAGTTAATTGATCAAGATCCAGTTCTACGCGAAAGAGTTCATTACATACAAGATTATGATGAAGAATTAGGACGAGCCTTAGCAATCGGATCTGACATCGCCATAAATATACCTATTGTTGGACTAGAGGCCTGCGGGACATCATGGGAAAAAGATATCGCTAACCTAAAAATACTTATTTCCACGAACGATGGCGGCGTAGCAGATATTCAACCAATTGCCTGCTTGGAAGTGTCTGGTAAAAATTATGAGGCTGAGGTCTTATCGCTATACGTTAATATGCATAAAGCTGCAGCCATAGTGAAAAATGATCAGCTGCTGGAAAAACATATACGTCACCAGTTAAATAATTACTTACCAATAATTTCTGGCGCCAGGATGATGAAGGATTATCTAAAATTTATATTTCCCAAAACACAAACTCAGCCTAAAAAAGAGCCCTCTGTTAAGCGAATTGTTATTCAATAA
- a CDS encoding helix-turn-helix domain-containing protein: MKDKYLQKIGNLIAENRQKQGLTQMQLAEAIGTSQSAINRIENGGQNISIEMIARISEVLNNNIVTVNHSGKMNFRVSGGKKLSGEIQVKTSKNAAVGLLCASLLNKGKTTLRKVARIEEVNRIIEVLNSIGVKTRWLNGSDLEIIPPARLKLEDMDITAAKRTRTVIMFLGPLLYQYEDFKLPFAGGCNLGKRTVEPHLSGLRHFGMSVTAETDYYHAKTNVHSGDRTILLTERGDTVTENIIMAAALSPDTTIIRNASPNYMVQDVCFFLKKLGVKIEGIGTTTLKITGRKRISKNLDYYPSEDPIEAMSFIAAGVVTDSEITIRRAPIEFLEIELATLAEMGLKFELSEEYLADNGQTRLVDIMLYRSKLQAAKDKLHALPFPGINMDNLPFLGLIATVAKGRTLVHDWSYENRAIYFTELSKLNAQIELVDPHRVYITGPTKWKSADVVAPPALRPSVVILLAMLAAPGVSILRDVYSINRGYEELAARLNSLGAEIEVVIE; the protein is encoded by the coding sequence ATAAAAGATAAGTATCTTCAAAAAATCGGCAATTTAATTGCTGAAAATCGCCAAAAGCAAGGGTTAACGCAGATGCAGTTGGCTGAAGCAATTGGTACATCTCAGAGTGCCATTAATCGTATTGAAAACGGTGGTCAGAATATTAGTATTGAGATGATTGCTCGTATTAGTGAAGTGCTTAATAATAATATCGTGACTGTGAATCATTCTGGAAAAATGAATTTTAGAGTGTCTGGCGGAAAAAAATTGTCTGGTGAGATACAGGTCAAGACAAGTAAAAATGCTGCAGTGGGGCTCCTTTGCGCAAGCTTGCTAAATAAGGGTAAGACAACCCTCAGGAAGGTGGCACGAATTGAGGAAGTTAATCGGATTATTGAGGTTCTAAATTCAATTGGTGTTAAAACTCGCTGGTTGAACGGTAGTGATTTGGAGATTATTCCCCCTGCTAGGCTAAAGCTGGAGGATATGGATATTACCGCTGCTAAGCGTACGCGTACGGTGATTATGTTCCTAGGCCCACTACTTTACCAATATGAGGATTTTAAGCTGCCGTTTGCGGGCGGCTGTAACTTGGGTAAGCGCACAGTGGAGCCTCACTTGAGCGGGTTAAGACATTTTGGCATGAGTGTAACGGCAGAAACTGATTATTATCATGCGAAAACCAATGTCCATTCTGGCGATCGGACGATTCTTTTAACGGAGCGTGGCGATACAGTAACTGAAAATATTATTATGGCGGCGGCGCTTTCTCCAGATACGACTATCATTCGCAATGCTAGCCCAAATTACATGGTTCAGGATGTTTGCTTTTTCTTAAAGAAGCTGGGTGTAAAAATAGAGGGAATTGGAACGACGACTCTAAAAATTACAGGACGTAAACGAATTAGCAAAAATTTGGATTATTACCCAAGCGAAGATCCAATTGAGGCGATGAGTTTTATTGCGGCTGGCGTGGTGACAGATTCAGAAATTACTATTCGTCGTGCACCAATTGAGTTTTTGGAAATTGAGTTAGCTACGTTAGCAGAGATGGGTCTTAAGTTTGAGCTGAGCGAGGAATATCTGGCTGACAATGGGCAGACTCGTTTGGTGGACATTATGCTGTATCGCTCCAAGCTCCAGGCCGCCAAAGACAAGCTGCATGCTTTGCCGTTTCCTGGAATTAATATGGATAATCTGCCGTTTCTGGGGCTTATTGCAACGGTTGCTAAAGGTCGTACGTTGGTGCATGATTGGAGCTATGAAAACCGAGCAATTTATTTCACCGAGCTTAGTAAGTTGAACGCGCAAATTGAGCTAGTCGATCCGCACCGCGTTTATATCACTGGTCCAACAAAATGGAAATCTGCTGATGTTGTTGCTCCACCAGCGCTTCGTCCGTCTGTTGTTATATTGCTTGCGATGCTGGCGGCGCCAGGCGTGTCTATTCTAAGGGATGTGTATTCAATTAACCGTGGCTACGAAGAACTGGCTGCTCGCTTAAATTCTTTGGGTGCTGAAATTGAAGTAGTTATTGAATAA